The genomic segment ATAGCCTTGGCGAGCCGGGCCTGGAGCTGGAGCAAGAGGAGAAACGCACCTATCCCCATGGTCCGCTGGCGGCGCATGTGCTGGGATATGTGGGGGTGGACAATCAGGCTTTCGCCGGGGTGGAGCGTTTTTTCAACGACCATCTGTCGGATCCGTTGCGGGTTAATGAACCGCTGGTTTTGTCCCTTGATATCCGCGTGCAGCATATTCTGCGTCAGGAACTGAAAGTCTATATGGATAAATTCAGCGCCAAGGGGGCGGCGGGGCTGATCATGGATGCGCAGACTGGCGAAATTCTTGCCCTGTCGTCGTTGCCGGATTTTGATCCCAATGATTATACGGGGGCCGGCCGGGACCAGATGTTTAACAAGGTAACGCAGGGCGTGTATGAAATGGGGTCCGGTTTCAAGGCCTTTACGGTCGCCATGGCTTTGGAGAGCGGGGTGGTTGACCTGGAAGGTGGCTATGATGCGACCGAGCCGCTGAAGGTGGACCGGTTCACCATTCGGGACGATCACGCCAAGAAGCGCTGGCTCAGCGTGCCGGAGATTTTTACCTATTCCAGCAATATCGGCACCGCGCTTATGGCACGGGACATCGGCGCCGAACGCCAGCGGGCGTTTCTCAGGAAGATCGGCATGATGAGCGAACCCTCCATTGAACTTTCCGGAGTGGCAAGCCCGTTGTTGCCGCGCCAGTGGGGCGAGGTGGAAATGATGACCGTTTCTTATGGGCATGGCATCGCCATCACTCCGCTGCAATTGGCCTCCGGCGTTGCCGCCCTGGTCAATGGCGGGCGTCATATTCCTGCCACCTTGTTGCGCCAAGGTGATGGCGATCGGCACCGCGCCGATCCTTCCGGGCAAAGCCGGCATTTGAGCCGGGTGATTTCCGAAAAAACCAGCCGGACCATGCGGGACCTGATGCGTCTTGCCGTACAATATGGTACGGGCCGTCAGGCCGATGTTCAGGGGTACCGGGTGGGGGGCAAAACCGGCACGGCGGAAAAACCCGGCAAGGGCGGGTATCGGGAAAAGGACCTGGTGTCCTCGTTTGTGGGAGCTTTTCCCATGAACAATCCCCAATATGTGGTTTTTGCCATGCTGGATGAACCCCGGGGCATCGAGGAAACCTTTTATTATGCGACGGCCGGGTGGACGGCGGCCCCTCTTGTGGGCAGTGTGATAGAGAAAGTTGGTCCCCTGTTGGGGGTCATGCCGGAAAAAGAGCAGGACCCCGGGCTGGCACATTTTATATTAACTTCGGCGGATGGCGGAACAAAAAACAGATGAGATTATCCGAGCTTCTGAAAGAGACACGGACCAAATTCGCGCTTGAGATCACACCGGATGCGGATCTGGAGGTCAGCGGAATCACAGCCGACAGTCGCAAGGTACAGCCCGGTTTCATTTTTGTGGCCCTGCCCGGTCTCAAATATAACGGCGCGGATTTTATCGAAGCGGCCATAGCCAAAGGGGCTGTGGCCGTTCTTTGCGCGCCTACAGAAAAGGGTTCTCACCCTTCGGTGGTGTGGTTGACCCATGACACGCCAGGGCGGGTCTTCCCGCATATTGTCGCCAGTTATTTTCGCCGTCAGCCGAACAGGGTGGCTGCGGTCACCGGCACCAATGGCAAAACCTCGGTAGCGTCCTTTACCCGGCAGATCTGGGATCATCTGGGGCTAAAGGCGGCATCGGTGGGCACGCTGGGCGTGGTTGGTCCCGATTATCACCGGGAAACCGGCCTGACCACACCTGATCCCGTCACCCTGCACAAGGCGATGAGCGATTTATGCGATCTGGGGGTGGATCATGTGGTGTTCGAGGCATCGAGTCATGGTCTGGCGCAATACCGCCTTGACGGCATGCATATTTCTGCGGGGGCATTTACCAACCTGACCCGGGATCATTATGATTATCACGGCAGTGAGGAAAATTATCTGTACGCCAAAACCCGTCTATTCGGAGAGATCATGAAACCGGGCAGTACGGCCGTGTTGAATGCGGATTGTCCCATCATGCGGGATGTGGAGGATATCTGCTGGGCCCGGGGGCACAAGGTAATCACCGTCGGGCAGTACGATGGAGACATCCGTCTGCTCAGCCAGCGTTCCACGCCCAACGGTCAGGAAATCACGGTTTCTTATGGGGCGCGCCTTTATGATATAGATTTGCCGCTGGTGGGCAGCTTTCAGGCTATGAATGCGCTGATGGCTGTGGGACTGGTCATCGGTTGCGGGGGTGAGGCAGACCAGGCCTTTAAGGCGTTGTCTTGTCTGCGGCCTGTTCGGGGCCGAATGGAAAATGCCGGCCGGCATCCGTCAGGCGCCCGGATCTATGTGGATTACGCCCATACGCCGGATGCCCTGGAAACGGCGCTCAAGGCGCTTCAGCCTCATGTCCGGGGGCGGCTTTCTGTGGTGTTCGGTTGCGGTGGTGACCGGGACC from the Luteithermobacter gelatinilyticus genome contains:
- a CDS encoding UDP-N-acetylmuramoyl-L-alanyl-D-glutamate--2,6-diaminopimelate ligase, with translation MRLSELLKETRTKFALEITPDADLEVSGITADSRKVQPGFIFVALPGLKYNGADFIEAAIAKGAVAVLCAPTEKGSHPSVVWLTHDTPGRVFPHIVASYFRRQPNRVAAVTGTNGKTSVASFTRQIWDHLGLKAASVGTLGVVGPDYHRETGLTTPDPVTLHKAMSDLCDLGVDHVVFEASSHGLAQYRLDGMHISAGAFTNLTRDHYDYHGSEENYLYAKTRLFGEIMKPGSTAVLNADCPIMRDVEDICWARGHKVITVGQYDGDIRLLSQRSTPNGQEITVSYGARLYDIDLPLVGSFQAMNALMAVGLVIGCGGEADQAFKALSCLRPVRGRMENAGRHPSGARIYVDYAHTPDALETALKALQPHVRGRLSVVFGCGGDRDRGKRKPMGEIAARLADRVYVTDDNPRSEDAAAIRTEIMAGCPEATEVGDRAQAIRRALRDLEAGDILLVAGKGHERGQVIANKVIDFDDVSEVRTALAELSPSASPGGETP
- a CDS encoding peptidoglycan D,D-transpeptidase FtsI family protein, whose translation is MARTRLIVPLVLFALGFGFLAIRLISIGAFGEMREGASYVAAAPRDYITGRADILDRNGVVLATNLLSPSLAARPRLISEPETVADKIVAILPDLNRVEVLNKLKSSSHHVWIKRKLSPREVWQINSLGEPGLELEQEEKRTYPHGPLAAHVLGYVGVDNQAFAGVERFFNDHLSDPLRVNEPLVLSLDIRVQHILRQELKVYMDKFSAKGAAGLIMDAQTGEILALSSLPDFDPNDYTGAGRDQMFNKVTQGVYEMGSGFKAFTVAMALESGVVDLEGGYDATEPLKVDRFTIRDDHAKKRWLSVPEIFTYSSNIGTALMARDIGAERQRAFLRKIGMMSEPSIELSGVASPLLPRQWGEVEMMTVSYGHGIAITPLQLASGVAALVNGGRHIPATLLRQGDGDRHRADPSGQSRHLSRVISEKTSRTMRDLMRLAVQYGTGRQADVQGYRVGGKTGTAEKPGKGGYREKDLVSSFVGAFPMNNPQYVVFAMLDEPRGIEETFYYATAGWTAAPLVGSVIEKVGPLLGVMPEKEQDPGLAHFILTSADGGTKNR